TTCTTGTGGGCAAGCGTGCTCAGCGATTGAGCAGCCGGGCCAGCCAGCCTTTCTTCCTGCGCTGCAATTCCAGCTCCTGCAGCACTTCGGCCTTGAGCTGCTCCTTCTGTGCCGAGTGTCCGCTTTCCTTGGACATCATGCGCAGATAGACCTTGGCCGAGTCGACATAGCCATGGTCTTCGTTGCGGATATGGTTGAACAGCCAGCGCGAGAGCATGCCGTGCAGTTCGGCGGCCACATCCTCGCCCGCATCGAAACGGGTCTGCATCTCGATCACGCGGCGTGTGAACAGCTCGTGCACCTTTTTGTGCGGCCCGGCGAACATATAGCCGGCGCTCTCGATCAGGCTTTCCTCGAAGACGAAATGCGAGACGGTGTAATCGATCATCTCGCCGATGACATCGCCCAGACCTTCGCGGTCGGGCGAGCTGCGCAGTTCGTAAAGCCGGTTGATGTAGTCGACGATGCGGCGGTGCTGCCGGTCGATCTCTGCAATCCCGGTGTCCAGCTCGGGGACCCAGACCAGCAATGCCATGATGTTCTCCAGAAATTCAAGGATTTCCGCAGAAGTATTCATGAGCTTGTCATATGCCGCATTGATGCAGATCAGGTCGATCCGCTGCGGTAGCGCGGAGGATGCCGATCCTCCGCGCATTGCGGCGTCACTCGATCTTGGCGCCCGAGGACTCCACGATCTGCTTGGACTGCTTGAAGTCGGCCTGGAACATCTTGTCGAAGTTGGCGACACTCATGGACTGGGGCTCGGCGCCCTGGGTCAGAATGGCCTCGCGCACTTCGGGCATGGCCAGCAGCTTGTTCACTTCGAGATTGACCTTGGTCACGATGGACGAGGGCGTGCCCTTGGGCATGAACAGGCCATACCAGGTGCTCACATCAAAGCCCTTGAGGCCCGATTCGGCCAGCGTGGGTGTGTCGGGCAGCGAGCTGGAGCGGCTGGCCGAGGTGACGGCAATCGCGCGCAGCTTGCCGGACTTGATCTGGCCGATGGCCGATGGCACGGACGAGACCAGCAGGTCCACATTGCCGGCCAGCGCATCCATCATCGCGGGGTTGGAGCCCTTGTAGGGAACGTGGGTCAGGTGAATGCCCGAGGCCTTTTCCAGCATCACGCCCGCGAGGTGGATGCTGGTGCCGTTGCCGGGCGAGCCATAGGTGATCTTGGACGGGTTCTTCTTGGCTGCAGCCACCACGTCGGCCAGCGTCTTGTAGGGCGAGTTGGCGGCCGTGGCGATCACGATGGGGGTGTAGGCCACATGGGCCACGGGGATCAGGTCCCTGGTGGGGTTCCAGGGCAGGTTCTTGTAGAGATAGGGGCCGAGGACCACATTGTCCTTCTGGCCCATCACCATGTCGTAGCCCGTAGGGGCTGCTTTCACCGCTTCGGTGATGCCGATGGTGCCACCTGCACCCGCTCGGTTGTCTGGCACCACGGTCCACTTGCTGACTTCGGTGAGCTTGTTGGCAATCACGCGCGAGAGGATGTCGGTGCCGCCGCCGGGCGGGAAGGGCACGATCATGCGCACGGGCTTGTTGGGGTATTCGGCTGCGGGGTCTTGTGCAGCGGCGGAAAAGCTCAGGCCCGCGCTTGCGATCACGGCTGTGCTGATGAGGATTTGGCGAAACATGAAAAAGAAACTCCAGAGACGAACGGGGGAGCGCTGGCCCGCAGAAAAGGGCGGCGCAGTCGCGGCTGGTGTCCGAGTCCTGAACTCAGAAGCCAGAGTCACGGAAGGTGGGCTTTTCGATGATCGGGGAGGGTGGTTCCGCCATCAATGGGTATTTGTCTTTACCGGGGAGCGCGAGCCATGCTGTACGGACATGATCGCCATCCGCACGCGCTGCACCGCAGGGTTGCTGCAGTTGCTAGCACGGAGGCAGCGTACCGATCGGGTGTCGCTGCCGATGTGGCCCACGGGCGCGGATTGCGGCTCTGCGCACGGCGTCGAGGCAGTTGCAGAGCAGTCGAAACATTTTGCCACGCATGGCCGAGGTGCGAAGGCTTGGTTCGTGAATAGGCCGGGCCTGTACCCCGGCTTTGCGGGGACTCGGCAGTGCAGCCAAGGCTTGGATGTCAACGGCTGCGAATGAAGGCTCAGGCCTGACGTACGTCGGCAATCACCTGGTCACCGAAATCGGGCCGCGCCAGCCAGGCCAGCACGCGGTCTGCGGCATCGTCGGCCGAGGTCAGCTGGCCGTTGCTGTGCAGACTGGCAAAACGGGCCACATCCGGAAAATCGGCCGAGGCCGCGCTGCGCAGCTGCACCTGCATATCGGTGTCGATGACGCCGGGGGCCAGAGACACAATGCGCGCGCCGTTGGGTTTGGCCGCTTCTTCCAGCGCCACGCAGCTGCTGAACTGGTCCATGCCCGCCTTGGCCGTGCAGTAACTGGCTTGCGAAGCCATGGCGCGGCGGCCCAGACCCGAGGAGATATTGAGCACCTTGCGGGGAATTTCCCAGCTCTCGGTCGCACCGAGAAAGGCTCCGGTCAGGGCCATGGGCGCTTCAAGACCCACGCGCAGCGCATGGATCATATCGGCCGCAGGCACTTGAGACAGCGGCGCAATCTGCGGAATGACACCGGCGTTGTTGATCAGGGTGATGCTGGCCCATGCGCTGTGGTCCTGCGTTTCCAGCCAGGTCGTGAGGCGCTGCGCGGCTGCGGCGCTTTGCGCCAGATCCTGCTCCCATTGCAATAGCTGCTCGGGCTTGCTGGCGCTGGAGGCCAGGGCGGTGCTGGTCTTGCGGGCAATGCTCAGCAACTGATGGCCTTGTTGCAGCAGCCGTTGTCCCATGGACAGGCCCATGCCACGGGAGCCGCCTGTCAGAATCGTTAAATGCTTGGTCATGCCGGGCATCTTACGGTCGATTCAAGGCAGAAAAGAACAAGCCCCGCAGGGCTGGCGTCCGGCGGGGCCTGCTGCAGGGTCAAAGGCGATCAATGACCCAGATAGGCCTTGCGCACGTCGTCATTGCTCAGCAGGTTGACGCCGCTGTCCTCCAGCACCACCTTGCCGGTTTCCAGCACATAGCCGCGGTCGGCAATCTGCAGGGCACGGTTGGCGTTCTGCTCGACCAGGAACACCGTCACACCCGCTGCGCGGATGGTCTGGATGATCTCGAAGATCTGCGCAATGATGAGCGGAGCCAGGCCCAGCGTGGGCTCGTCCAGCAGCAGCAGACGCGGCTTGCTCATCAGCGCACGGCCTATGGCCAGCATCTGCTGCTCGCCGCCCGACATGGTGCCCGAGCGCTGCGCTGCGCGTTCCTTCAGGCGCGGGAAGAGCTTGAAGACATGCTCGATGCCGTCGGCAATCTCGGTCTTGTTCAGGAAGAATCCGCCCATCTGCAGATTCTCGGTCACCGTCAGATCCTTGAAGACGCGACGGCCTTCGGGCGAGATGGCGATGCCGCGGCGCATGATGTGGTGGGTGGACATCTGGGTGATGTCGTCGCCCTCGAACAGAATGCGTCCGCCGCTGGCGCGCGGATTGCCGCACACCGTCATCAGCAGCGATGTCTTGCCCGCGCCATTGCTGCCGATCAGGGTGACGATCTCGCCCTGATCGACATGCAGGCTGGCATGATCGACCGCGCAGATCGCGCCGTAATGGGTGGAGACCTGCTCCAGTTGTAACATATGCTGGCTCATCAGGCCTCTCCCAGATAGGCCTTGATGACCCGTTCATCATTGCGAATCGCCTCGGGCAGGCCCATGGCGATGGGCTTGCCGTACTCCATGACCAGGATGCGCTCGGACACACCCATGACCAGGCCCATATCGTGCTCGATCAGCAGCACGGCGACGCCGTACTGTTTGCGCAGCTGGTCGATCAGATGCTGCAGGTCCTTCTTCTCCTGGGGGTTCAGGCCGGCAGCGGGCTCGTCCAGCATCAGCACGCGGGGCTTGGTGATCATGCAGCGTGCGATCTCCAGGCGGCGCTGGTGACCATAGGCCAGATTGCCGGCTTCGCGGTTGGCGAACTGGCGCAGGCCCATCACGTCCAGCCACTGGAGTGCGTTGTCGATCTTTTCCTGCTCGGCGCGGCGATAGCCGGGGGTGTTGAACAGGCCGCCGAGCAAGCTGGCACGCGACTGGCGGTGCTGGGCGACGAGCAGGTTTTCCAGCGCCGTCATGCTCTTGAACAGACGCACGTTCTGAAAGGTGCGCACCACGCCGTGGTTGGCGACGTGATGGCTGCTCTGGCCCGCAATGCTCTGGCCGTCCAGCACGACGCTGCCGCCCGAAGGCTGGTAGAAACCACTGATGCAATTGAACACCGTGGTCTTGCCCGCGCCATTGGGGCCGATGATGGCAAACACTTCCTGAGGGCGTACGTTAAAGCCCACGTTGTCCACGGCCAGCAGGCCGCCGAAGCGCATGCACAGGTCTTTGACTTCTAGCAAATACTCGCTCATGCGTTTGCCCTGCCTGTGGTTGTAGTTATTGAAATGATAGCGTTCAGGTGGAATTTCATGACTTCACCTCCACCTGATGTCGCTTCATGGGCAGCAGGCCCTGGGGACGCCAGATCATCATCAGAATCATGACCAGGCCGAAGATCAGCATGCGGTATTCGGAGAATTCGCGTGCCAGCTCGGGCAGTACGGTCAGGATGATGGCAGCGACGATTACGCCAAGCTGCGAGCCCATGCCGCCCAGCACCACGATGGCCAGGATCAGGGCCGACTCGATGAAGGTGAAGGACTCGGGATTGACAATGCCCTGGCGTGCCGCAAAGAAGGCCCCGCCGAAACCCGCGAACATGGCGCCCAGCGTGAAGGCCGAGAGCTTGATCTTCATGGGGTTCAGGCCCAGGGAGCGGCAGGCGATCTCGTCTTCGCGCAGGGCTTCCCAGGCGCGGCCTATGGGCATGCGGATCAGGCGGTTGCTGATGAACAGCGTCACCATGGCCAGCAGCAGCGCCATCAGATACAGCGCGATCACCATGTGCATGGAGTTGAACTCCATGCCGAAGAACTGGTGAAAAGTGGTGCCGTCCTCGGTCAGCGGCGTGCGTGTCATCGGCAGGCCCAGCACCGAGGGCTTGGGGATGCTGGAGATGCCATCGGGGCCGCCCGTGAAGCTGGTCAGGTTGACCAGCAGCAGGCGGATGATTTCACCAAAGCCCAGCGTCACGATGGCCAGATAGTCGCCGCGCAGGCGCAGCACAGGAAAGCCCAGTACGAAGCCGAACAGCGCCGAGGCCGCACCGGCCAGCGGCAGCGCTTCCCAGAACGTCCAGCCGGCCCAGTGGAACAGCAGCGCGTAGGTGTAGGCACCCACGGCATAGAAGCCCACAAAGCCCAGATCCAGCAGGCCGGCAAAGCCGACCACCACATTCAGGCCCAGGCCCAGCATGACGTAAATCATGGCCAGAGTTGCAATGTCGACGGCATTGCGGCCGGCGAAGAAGGGCCAGGACGCGGCCATCATCAGCACCACGAAGATGACGACGTTGCGGGTGCCCGACTTCATCTGCGGCACGGCCGGCAGGTTGAGCGTGGGCAGTTTGCCGGCGAACAGGGGCTTGAGCATCTGCACGACGAAGATGGCCAGGCAGGCCCAGCCGGTCATGCTCCAGTCGGGGGCGATGACGGTGCGAACACCGGCGCGCTCCAGGTGCAGGCTGAAGATGGGGGTGACGACGATGGCCGTCATCACGGTGGCGATCAGCGCATCGCGCAAAGCGGCAGAAAAGCTGTACTTCATCAGACCTTCTCCACTTCAGGTTTTCCCAGCAGGCCCGAGGGACGGAACATCAGGATGGTCACCAGCAGGCCGAAGGCCACGATGTCCTTGTATTCCGACGAGATGTAGGCGGCGGCAAAAGTCTCGGCCACTCCCAGAATCACACCGCCCAGCATGGCACCGGGAATGGAGCCGATGCCCCCAAGCACGGCAGCCGTGAAGGCCTTGATGCCGGCCAGAAAGCCGATGAAGGGATTGAGCTTGCCCACGGCCAGCGCAATCAGCACGCCGCCCACGGCGGCCAGCACGGCGCCCAGCACAAAGGTGAAGGAGATGACCTTGTTGGTGTCGATTCCCAGCAGATTGGCCATGTGCATGTCCTGCGCGCAGGCACGCGAGGCACGGCCCATGCGCGAATGCTTGATGTACATGGTCAGCGCGATCATCAGCACCACGGTCACGGCAATGATGAGCACGCGGGTGTAGGGGATGAAGACCTCGAAATCTCCCATATGGAAGTTGATGGCACCGGGCAGCAGCGAAGGAACGGCCATGTCGCGCGCACCCTGGCCCAGGGCCACCCAGTTCTGCAGGAAGATGGACATGCCGATGGCCGAGATCAGCGCCACCAGGCGCGGGCTCTGGCGCACGGGCTTGTAGGCCACCTGTTCGACCACCAGGCCGTAGACGCCGGTGACGAAGACGGCCACGACCAGCATCAGGCCGATGATGGCCCAGACCGGCAAGCCGCTTTGCGTGCCTATGGCAGAAAGCGTGACCAGGCCTATATAGGCCCCGATCATGTAGATGTCGCCGTGTGCGAAATTGATCATGCCGATGATGCCGTAGACCATGGTGTAGCCAATGGCGATCAGGGCGTAAATGGCTCCGAGTGAGAGCCCGTTGAAAAGCTGTTGTATCAGCTGGGGGAGAATGTCTGACATGTAACGCCACCCTTGAAACAGGAAAAGGCCCGAGGGCCAGATAGCAAATATCCGGAGGCATGGCCCCTGCCATTGCCCCCGGAAGAAGGTGGTGGAATTACTTTGCGAGCGACTTGCTGCCGTCCTTGTGCCACTGGAAGACCTGGAAGTCGAAGGAGTTCAGGTCACCCTGCTTGTTCCAGGAGACGGGGCCCAGCACGGTGTCCACACCGGTGGACTTGTGCATCCAGTCCGCCACCTTGGCAGGGTTGTCGCCGGCGGCCTTGATGGCGGCCAGCAGAGACTGGGTGGCGGCAAACGAGGTCAGCTGGAAGGCGCCCGAAGCATTGCGCTTCTTGTCGGCGAAAGCCTTCACCACAGCCGCGTTCTTGGGGTTGGCGGCAAAGTCGGCGGGCAGGGTCACCAGCATGCCTTCGACGGCAGGGCCGGCGATGGCGTTGACTTCAGGATTGCCCACGCCTTCGGGGCCCATCATCTTGACCTTCAGGCCTTGCTCGGCAGCCTGGCGCAGCAGCAGGCCCATTTCTGGGTGGTAGCCGCCGTAGTAGACAAAGTCCACGCCTGCGCCCTTGAGCTTGGTGATCACGGCGGAGTAGTCGCTGTCGCCGGCGTTGATGCCCTCAAACAGGGCCACGTCGATCTTGGCCTTCTTCAGGTCGTCACGCACGGAGGAGGCAATGCCCTGTCCATAGGACTGCTTGTCATGCAGCACGGCAACCTTCTTGGGCTTGAGCTTCTCGGCAATGAACTTGGCGGCTGCGGGGCCCTGCTGGTCATCACGGCCGATGGTGCGGAAGATGAAGTGGTAGTTCTTGCCGTCGGTCAGTGCGGGGGAGGTGGCCGAGGGAGTGACGACCACCACGCCTTCGTTGTTGTAGATGGGCGCTGCGGCAATCGAGGCACCCGAGCAGACGGGGCCGACCACATAGCCGATCTTGCTGTTGACCACGCGGTTGGCTGCAACAGGGCCTTGCTTGGGCTCGCAGGCATCGTCCACGGGCACCAGTTCGATCTTCTTGCCATTGATGCCGCCAGAGGCGTTGGCCATTTCGACGGCGGTGGTTGCGCCTTCCTTGACCATGTCGCCATACTGGGTCAGCGCACCGGTGGTTGGGATGACCAGGGCGATCTTGATTTGGGCATGCGCGGTGGAGACCAGGGCGGCACCAGCCAGGCCCAGGGCGGCAACAACGGTTTGCATGCGGAACGGAATGCTCATGAGGACTTCCTTAATCTCGAGAGATGTTCGAAAAGCGCGATTGCTGCCATAGCAGTTCGCGCAAAGAAGCTCAGATTAATCGAGTGGTAAACGAAGGCAACAGGGTATGCAGGGGCTGGTGCAGGCTTTCGGTTTTTGCTATGTCGTGCATAGCAGCTATTACCCAGAGGCTATGGCCTTGCCTTCATTTGTAATGTATATGCATGGCCCAAGCCGGAACGGTGCGGCAAGTGTCCGCATCGGCGGTCTTTGGGTGCCGATTCCGGGGGGCCGCGGGCATGGTTTCGAAGGGTCTTTGTTGCAGCGCAGCAACTGTTGCTGCTTGACGGCTGCAGCAGATTTGATGCAGCTTAAAAGTCAGGCTCGCTTTTCGGCATCAGCAAAGTGCCGGTGACCGGATGTACCAGCTCCAGTGCCGTCGCATGCAGCAACAGCCTCGGGCTGGCGCTGGCCACCGTTTCGTCGGCATACAGCGCATCGCCCAGGATGGCGTGGCCCGAGGCGGCCATATGCAGGCGCAATTGATGGGTGCGGCCCGTCAGCGGACTCAGCAGGACGCGGGTGCAGGTCATCTCCTGCTGCCCGGTCTGCTCCAGCGCCTGCCATAGTGTCTGGCTGCTTTTGCCGTTTTCGTGGTTGATGACTCGCAGCGGACGGCGTTCCCAGTCGGCCGCGATCGGCAGATCGATCAGCTGCCAGCCCTGGGCATCGGCGGTTTCCGGACCCGCCTGCAGATCACCGGCCACCACGGCGATATAGCGCTTGTCGACCTGGCGTTCGGCAAAGGCCTGGCCGAGCTGCCGCTGTACGACCGGATTGCGCGCCATGATGACCAGACCCGAGGTGGCCTGATCGAGCCGGTGCACCACCAGCGCATCGCCGAAATGCTGCAGGGCGCGCAGGCTCAGGCAATCTTGCTTGTCCGGGCCGCGACCGGGCACGCACAGCAGGCCAGAGGGCTTGTCCAGCACCAGCAGATGCTCATCTTCATAAACACAGTTCAACGCACTCATTCAAGCACTCATTCAAGCATTTGTCGGTGGTTTCAGGGGTTCAGCAACTCATGAACGGTGGCGCAGAACTCCTGCACGTCGTTGGGCTTGTGGATCAGGGCCCGGGCTCCGGCTGCAATCGCGGCCTGCTCGATCTCGGCCGTCACATAACCGGAGGCCAGCGCCACGGGCAGTTGCGGGCTGACCTGCAAAGCCTGCCTGAGCAGGTCCAGGCCGCTGAAGCCGGGCATGTTGTAGTCGGTGACGATGAGGTCAAAGCGCTCGGGCTCGCTTTCCAGGGCCGCCATGGCCTCGCGCGGGTCGGTGAAGCCCGAGACTTCATAGCCGCGACGGCGCAGCAGGCGCTGGAAAAGAAAGACCAGGGCCTGGTCGTCATCCACATACATCACATGGCTGGCGCGCGTGGCCTGGACCGGCTCGGCCAGCGGCGCTTCGGGCTTGTCCGTGCGCAGCGGTGCCTGCGTAGGGTGACTGCCGCTCGGCTCGCCAAGGGGAAAGTACAGCGTGAAGCAGCTGCCCTGGCCCAGCTCGCTGTGCACATCGACGGCGCCGCCATGGGTGCGCATCACGCCATGTACCACCGACAGACCGAGGCCGGTACCCTGGCCCACCGGCTTGGTGGTGAAAAAAGGCTCGAAGATACGCCGCTGGGTCACGATGTCGATGCCGGGGCCCGAGTCCTGCACCATGAAGACCAGGTATTCGGCCACAGGCAGGCCCAGGCGTTCGCATTGGTAATGGTCGGGCGCGATGCGCATGGCCCGCATCTGGATGAAGCCGCGCTGGTTGCCAATGGCCTGCATGGCGTTGTTGCAGAGATTGAACAGCGCCTGCTCCACCTGGGTGGGGTCGGCCATCAGCGGCGGCAGCCCCTCGCTCTCCAGTACCTGCAATTCTATGGAAGGTGGCAAGGTCACGCGCAGCAGGCGCGCCGTGTCCGACATGACCTCCTGCACCTGAACGGGGCGGCGCTCGGGCAGGTCGTTGCGGCTGAAGGTCAGAATCTGGCGCACCAGATCACGCGCACGGCGACCGGCTTTTTCGATCTCGCGCAGGCTTTCCATGGCGGCCGGGTTGTTGGCGCTGTCGACTTTTGCGAGCTCCACATTGCCCAGAATGGCGCCCACGATGTTGTTGAAGTCATGGGCGATCCCGCCGGCCATGGTGCCCACGGCCTGCATCTTGTGGGATTCGCGCAGCTGGGTTTCCAGCGCATTGCGCTGGGCTTCGGCACGATTGCGGCTGGTCAGGTCGCGCGCAAAGATGGTGGTGGTGTCGCCGCTGCTGTGGTGCTCGAAGGAGACGCTGATTTCCATGGGGATCTCGCGTCCCGCCATGGTCAGACCCGTCATCTCGCCCAGCACGGCCTGCGTGGTCAGCGAGGAAAAGGCCAGCGCCCGTGCAGCATCGGGCAAAAAGCGTTCCAGCGGACTGCCCAGCGCATCCTGGGGCGAGCACAGAAACAGGGCTGCCGCCGTGGGGTTGAAGACGGTGATGCGCTGGTACTGGTCGACGCAGATGATGGCATCCAGCGCAGAGTTGATCACCGACTCCAGCCGTCTTTCGCTGGCATAGAGCTGCTGGTTGCGTTCCTGCAAGGCCTTGCGCTCGGCCAGCAGCGGGCCCTGGTTGACCACGGCGCACAGATACTGCCAGGTGGCCGGGCCGTTTTGCTGTGGCACGATCACGCCCGCCACATGCAGGTCGCCGCAGAGCTCGAATTCGTCGGTGATCCGGAACAGTACCTCGTGGACTTCGGCACGCCCCAGCGCCTTGGCCTGCTCGAAGGCTGTGGTCACGCGCTCCGCATCCTTGAAGTGCACAAAGGGCTTGAAGTTGATCAGCAGCCGATCTTTCTCGGTGGGCTGAAATGCGCGGTGGGCCATGGCATTGGCCTGGACCACCATATCGTATTCGTCGACCACCAGCAGCGGCAGCGGGATGCTGGCAAACAGTGTCTCAAATCGCTCCGACGCACTCTCGGCCACGGCCTGGCTGTAGTTGAGCACCTCGTTCTGCAGCTCCAGCTCGTGCTGGTAGTTGCGCAGCTCTGCCACCAGAGCCTGCAGCGGGTCATCATCGTCGGGCACCAGGGGCTGGGTGCTGGCGTTCAGGCCCAACGGGGCGGCGCCCGGGGCCAGCAGGGCATGCAGGGGCAGACCGCCGTCGATCACAGGCAGCAAGGGTGGGGGCGTGGGTTCGGAGGAGCTCATGAAACAGGCAGAATTCCCGGCAGTGTAAGCCGGTCCCGGCTCCTGCCCTAGAAAAAGCGGATCGTTGCTCATCATCGGCCCATTCAAGACCATGTCCCGCAGCAGCCCTGGAGAGGGCATGGACCTTGGGCACTCATTCACTGATGGCAGGGCGCGTCCTATTGCCGGGTGCATGGGCCTGAATCGGGATGAAAAAAGCCAGTGCGACGGCAGTGCACTGGCTTTGGCGGCGGAAGGCCGGTCTCGGGCTATCAGTTAGCGTAGGCATCCATGGGCACGCAGCTGCAAAACAGATTGCGGTCACCATAGACGTTGTTCACGCGGCCCACGGGGCTCCAGTACTTGGCGCGGCGCAGCGCCGGCAGGGGGTAGGCCGCTGTCTCGCGGCTATAGCCATGCTGCCAGTCTGCGG
This DNA window, taken from Comamonas testosteroni TK102, encodes the following:
- a CDS encoding bacteriohemerythrin, yielding MALLVWVPELDTGIAEIDRQHRRIVDYINRLYELRSSPDREGLGDVIGEMIDYTVSHFVFEESLIESAGYMFAGPHKKVHELFTRRVIEMQTRFDAGEDVAAELHGMLSRWLFNHIRNEDHGYVDSAKVYLRMMSKESGHSAQKEQLKAEVLQELELQRRKKGWLARLLNR
- a CDS encoding Bug family tripartite tricarboxylate transporter substrate binding protein, translated to MFRQILISTAVIASAGLSFSAAAQDPAAEYPNKPVRMIVPFPPGGGTDILSRVIANKLTEVSKWTVVPDNRAGAGGTIGITEAVKAAPTGYDMVMGQKDNVVLGPYLYKNLPWNPTRDLIPVAHVAYTPIVIATAANSPYKTLADVVAAAKKNPSKITYGSPGNGTSIHLAGVMLEKASGIHLTHVPYKGSNPAMMDALAGNVDLLVSSVPSAIGQIKSGKLRAIAVTSASRSSSLPDTPTLAESGLKGFDVSTWYGLFMPKGTPSSIVTKVNLEVNKLLAMPEVREAILTQGAEPQSMSVANFDKMFQADFKQSKQIVESSGAKIE
- a CDS encoding SDR family NAD(P)-dependent oxidoreductase — encoded protein: MPGMTKHLTILTGGSRGMGLSMGQRLLQQGHQLLSIARKTSTALASSASKPEQLLQWEQDLAQSAAAAQRLTTWLETQDHSAWASITLINNAGVIPQIAPLSQVPAADMIHALRVGLEAPMALTGAFLGATESWEIPRKVLNISSGLGRRAMASQASYCTAKAGMDQFSSCVALEEAAKPNGARIVSLAPGVIDTDMQVQLRSAASADFPDVARFASLHSNGQLTSADDAADRVLAWLARPDFGDQVIADVRQA
- a CDS encoding ABC transporter ATP-binding protein, with the protein product MSQHMLQLEQVSTHYGAICAVDHASLHVDQGEIVTLIGSNGAGKTSLLMTVCGNPRASGGRILFEGDDITQMSTHHIMRRGIAISPEGRRVFKDLTVTENLQMGGFFLNKTEIADGIEHVFKLFPRLKERAAQRSGTMSGGEQQMLAIGRALMSKPRLLLLDEPTLGLAPLIIAQIFEIIQTIRAAGVTVFLVEQNANRALQIADRGYVLETGKVVLEDSGVNLLSNDDVRKAYLGH
- the livG gene encoding high-affinity branched-chain amino acid ABC transporter ATP-binding protein LivG, whose translation is MSEYLLEVKDLCMRFGGLLAVDNVGFNVRPQEVFAIIGPNGAGKTTVFNCISGFYQPSGGSVVLDGQSIAGQSSHHVANHGVVRTFQNVRLFKSMTALENLLVAQHRQSRASLLGGLFNTPGYRRAEQEKIDNALQWLDVMGLRQFANREAGNLAYGHQRRLEIARCMITKPRVLMLDEPAAGLNPQEKKDLQHLIDQLRKQYGVAVLLIEHDMGLVMGVSERILVMEYGKPIAMGLPEAIRNDERVIKAYLGEA
- a CDS encoding high-affinity branched-chain amino acid ABC transporter permease LivM; the protein is MKYSFSAALRDALIATVMTAIVVTPIFSLHLERAGVRTVIAPDWSMTGWACLAIFVVQMLKPLFAGKLPTLNLPAVPQMKSGTRNVVIFVVLMMAASWPFFAGRNAVDIATLAMIYVMLGLGLNVVVGFAGLLDLGFVGFYAVGAYTYALLFHWAGWTFWEALPLAGAASALFGFVLGFPVLRLRGDYLAIVTLGFGEIIRLLLVNLTSFTGGPDGISSIPKPSVLGLPMTRTPLTEDGTTFHQFFGMEFNSMHMVIALYLMALLLAMVTLFISNRLIRMPIGRAWEALREDEIACRSLGLNPMKIKLSAFTLGAMFAGFGGAFFAARQGIVNPESFTFIESALILAIVVLGGMGSQLGVIVAAIILTVLPELAREFSEYRMLIFGLVMILMMIWRPQGLLPMKRHQVEVKS
- the livH gene encoding high-affinity branched-chain amino acid ABC transporter permease LivH yields the protein MSDILPQLIQQLFNGLSLGAIYALIAIGYTMVYGIIGMINFAHGDIYMIGAYIGLVTLSAIGTQSGLPVWAIIGLMLVVAVFVTGVYGLVVEQVAYKPVRQSPRLVALISAIGMSIFLQNWVALGQGARDMAVPSLLPGAINFHMGDFEVFIPYTRVLIIAVTVVLMIALTMYIKHSRMGRASRACAQDMHMANLLGIDTNKVISFTFVLGAVLAAVGGVLIALAVGKLNPFIGFLAGIKAFTAAVLGGIGSIPGAMLGGVILGVAETFAAAYISSEYKDIVAFGLLVTILMFRPSGLLGKPEVEKV
- a CDS encoding high-affinity branched-chain amino acid ABC transporter substrate-binding protein, producing the protein MSIPFRMQTVVAALGLAGAALVSTAHAQIKIALVIPTTGALTQYGDMVKEGATTAVEMANASGGINGKKIELVPVDDACEPKQGPVAANRVVNSKIGYVVGPVCSGASIAAAPIYNNEGVVVVTPSATSPALTDGKNYHFIFRTIGRDDQQGPAAAKFIAEKLKPKKVAVLHDKQSYGQGIASSVRDDLKKAKIDVALFEGINAGDSDYSAVITKLKGAGVDFVYYGGYHPEMGLLLRQAAEQGLKVKMMGPEGVGNPEVNAIAGPAVEGMLVTLPADFAANPKNAAVVKAFADKKRNASGAFQLTSFAATQSLLAAIKAAGDNPAKVADWMHKSTGVDTVLGPVSWNKQGDLNSFDFQVFQWHKDGSKSLAK
- a CDS encoding RluA family pseudouridine synthase, which translates into the protein MSALNCVYEDEHLLVLDKPSGLLCVPGRGPDKQDCLSLRALQHFGDALVVHRLDQATSGLVIMARNPVVQRQLGQAFAERQVDKRYIAVVAGDLQAGPETADAQGWQLIDLPIAADWERRPLRVINHENGKSSQTLWQALEQTGQQEMTCTRVLLSPLTGRTHQLRLHMAASGHAILGDALYADETVASASPRLLLHATALELVHPVTGTLLMPKSEPDF
- a CDS encoding PAS domain-containing hybrid sensor histidine kinase/response regulator; the protein is MSSSEPTPPPLLPVIDGGLPLHALLAPGAAPLGLNASTQPLVPDDDDPLQALVAELRNYQHELELQNEVLNYSQAVAESASERFETLFASIPLPLLVVDEYDMVVQANAMAHRAFQPTEKDRLLINFKPFVHFKDAERVTTAFEQAKALGRAEVHEVLFRITDEFELCGDLHVAGVIVPQQNGPATWQYLCAVVNQGPLLAERKALQERNQQLYASERRLESVINSALDAIICVDQYQRITVFNPTAAALFLCSPQDALGSPLERFLPDAARALAFSSLTTQAVLGEMTGLTMAGREIPMEISVSFEHHSSGDTTTIFARDLTSRNRAEAQRNALETQLRESHKMQAVGTMAGGIAHDFNNIVGAILGNVELAKVDSANNPAAMESLREIEKAGRRARDLVRQILTFSRNDLPERRPVQVQEVMSDTARLLRVTLPPSIELQVLESEGLPPLMADPTQVEQALFNLCNNAMQAIGNQRGFIQMRAMRIAPDHYQCERLGLPVAEYLVFMVQDSGPGIDIVTQRRIFEPFFTTKPVGQGTGLGLSVVHGVMRTHGGAVDVHSELGQGSCFTLYFPLGEPSGSHPTQAPLRTDKPEAPLAEPVQATRASHVMYVDDDQALVFLFQRLLRRRGYEVSGFTDPREAMAALESEPERFDLIVTDYNMPGFSGLDLLRQALQVSPQLPVALASGYVTAEIEQAAIAAGARALIHKPNDVQEFCATVHELLNP